From the genome of Sphingomonas sp. HMP6, one region includes:
- a CDS encoding sensor histidine kinase NtrY-like — MNIPSATNLDQRDGPRRPNLASFAEIGVLLIAAAIAIASYFVIADGTGPQKILAPPVVALLLVANLLPGIALLVLIGRRIAMRRAARSPIGGRARLHVRLVALFSVIAAVPTLFVVVFASLLFQYGVQFWYSDQARSMIENATGIATTSYEQMLHRWQDATVTSASAISQDFVGPDFIERTKSPQFIAYFNREIFFRSLSDGFIFVYSPGGKFQEIASLNPDRLDLAQEVSPADIARVEREVPSITTVKGDRIKTLTMLPGTTNVFYLTVAISDVRVMEAQSRRSVALLSSYRDLLVRSQSLQLKFNAALLAISLLIVAIAVWIALEAADRLVRPVGELVGAAQRVAGGDLTARVPAPEVKDEIGTLGFAFNQMTERLQAQTSALESRRALIEAVMSGVSAGIISVAADGTIRLINSSAVALLDGATDLPVGKPLAFVSPELATLLDSGEREAIVEIGAGNEARTLAVKVTRAAEGPILTFDDITGQLLDQRRAAWSDVARRIAHEIKNPLTPIQLAAERLQRRYGKQIDPEDTTFARLTDTIVRQVGDLRRMVDEFSSFARMPKPVFRAESLVEIARQTLFLHEVAHPGIAFTLAHDDPGPTLVCDRRQIGQALTNIVKNAVEAVEANLDASEASIAMTLSEADGRITITLADTGIGLPAARDRIVEPYVTTRARGTGLGLAIVKKIVEEHFGTIAFDDRPGGGTIVTTSFDTAMLANLDSSGDDQSDGNGGIADARTPELQQNRT, encoded by the coding sequence ATGAATATTCCGTCGGCTACGAATTTGGACCAGCGCGACGGACCGCGCCGCCCCAATCTCGCATCCTTTGCGGAAATCGGGGTGCTGCTGATCGCCGCCGCGATCGCGATCGCGAGTTACTTCGTCATCGCAGACGGCACCGGCCCGCAAAAAATTCTGGCTCCGCCGGTGGTCGCGCTCTTGCTCGTCGCGAACCTGCTGCCGGGCATTGCGTTGCTGGTGCTGATCGGGCGCCGGATCGCCATGCGGCGCGCGGCACGTTCGCCGATCGGTGGACGCGCACGCCTCCATGTCCGCCTCGTCGCGCTGTTCTCGGTGATTGCCGCCGTGCCGACGCTATTCGTTGTCGTCTTCGCCTCGCTGCTGTTCCAATATGGCGTACAATTCTGGTATTCCGACCAGGCGCGAAGCATGATCGAAAATGCTACCGGCATCGCGACGACGTCGTACGAACAGATGCTGCACCGCTGGCAGGATGCGACGGTCACCTCGGCCAGCGCGATCTCGCAGGATTTCGTCGGCCCTGATTTCATCGAGCGGACCAAATCGCCGCAATTCATCGCCTATTTCAACCGCGAGATCTTTTTCCGCAGCCTCTCGGACGGGTTCATCTTCGTCTATTCTCCAGGCGGAAAGTTTCAGGAAATCGCGAGCCTCAATCCCGACCGACTCGATCTCGCGCAGGAAGTCTCGCCCGCAGATATTGCGCGCGTCGAGCGCGAGGTGCCGAGCATCACGACCGTGAAGGGCGATCGCATCAAGACCCTGACGATGCTGCCGGGGACCACCAACGTTTTTTATCTCACCGTGGCGATATCGGACGTGCGGGTGATGGAGGCGCAATCGCGGCGCAGCGTGGCCTTGCTGTCGAGCTACCGGGATCTGCTCGTGCGCTCGCAATCGCTCCAGTTGAAATTCAATGCCGCCTTGCTGGCGATCTCGTTGCTGATCGTCGCGATCGCGGTGTGGATTGCACTGGAAGCCGCTGATCGCCTTGTCCGCCCGGTAGGCGAGCTGGTCGGCGCGGCGCAGCGTGTCGCCGGCGGGGATCTGACCGCGCGGGTGCCCGCGCCGGAGGTTAAGGATGAGATCGGAACGCTGGGGTTTGCGTTCAACCAGATGACCGAGCGGTTGCAGGCGCAAACCAGCGCGCTTGAAAGTCGGCGCGCGCTGATCGAGGCGGTGATGTCGGGCGTTTCCGCCGGCATCATCTCGGTTGCGGCCGATGGGACGATCCGATTGATCAACAGCTCCGCCGTCGCATTGCTCGATGGCGCAACGGATCTGCCGGTGGGCAAACCGCTCGCCTTTGTTTCCCCCGAACTCGCCACCTTGCTCGACAGTGGTGAGCGCGAGGCGATCGTGGAGATCGGCGCGGGCAATGAAGCGCGCACCCTCGCGGTGAAGGTCACGCGCGCGGCGGAAGGGCCGATCCTGACCTTCGACGACATCACCGGCCAATTGCTCGATCAGCGCCGCGCCGCCTGGTCCGATGTCGCGCGCCGTATTGCACATGAAATCAAGAACCCGCTCACCCCGATTCAGCTCGCCGCCGAACGCCTGCAACGCCGCTACGGCAAGCAGATCGATCCCGAGGACACGACCTTCGCCCGCCTAACCGACACGATCGTCCGACAGGTCGGTGATCTGCGTCGCATGGTCGACGAATTCTCCTCTTTCGCGCGGATGCCGAAACCCGTGTTCCGGGCTGAATCGCTGGTCGAGATCGCGCGCCAGACGCTGTTCCTGCACGAAGTCGCGCATCCCGGCATCGCCTTCACGCTGGCGCATGACGATCCCGGCCCGACGCTGGTGTGCGATCGCCGCCAGATCGGCCAGGCGCTGACCAACATCGTCAAGAATGCGGTCGAGGCGGTCGAGGCCAATCTCGACGCAAGCGAGGCGAGCATCGCGATGACGCTGAGCGAAGCCGACGGTCGCATCACCATCACGCTCGCCGACACCGGCATCGGCCTTCCCGCAGCGCGCGACCGCATCGTCGAGCCTTATGTAACCACGCGCGCGCGCGGGACGGGGCTGGGCCTGGCGATCGTCAAGAAGATCGTCGAGGAGCATTTCGGCACGATCGCCTTTGATGATCGGCCCGGCGGCGGCACGATCGTGACCACCAGTTTTGATACCGCGATGCTCGCCAATTTAGACAGCAGCGGCGATGACCAGAGCGACGGCAATGGGGGCATTGCCGATGCGCGCACCCCTGAACTCCAGCAGAACCGGACCTGA
- the ntrX gene encoding nitrogen assimilation response regulator NtrX codes for MPLDILVVDDERDIRDLVAGVLEDEGYGARTAADSDSALEAISVRRPSLVLLDVWLQGSRLDGLELLDEIKLRDPSIPVLMISGHGNLDTAVAAIRRGAADFIEKPFEAERLLLMVARATETERLRREVASLRAVVGRDTDLTGNSGAINGVRATLKRVASTGSRVLIMGSAGVGKEVAARLLHGWSQRAEAPFIVVNAARMTPERVEEELFGVEEGGQLVRSGLLEQAHGGTLFLDEIADMPIATQGRILRVLTEQSFSRVGGQRVVKVDVRVVSATARDLSHEISEGRFREDLYYRLNVVPVAIPGLSERREDIPALVDHFMAHYANERRVPTPAVTPEAMVALQNYEWPGNVRQLRNVVERVIIMAPGDRVGQIDLDMLPAEILGDPGEIGGGATAIMGAPLREARETFEREYLRVQIRRFSGNISRTANFIGMERSALHRKLKLLGITEVREE; via the coding sequence ATGCCCCTCGACATCCTCGTCGTCGATGACGAACGCGATATCCGCGATCTGGTCGCCGGTGTCCTCGAAGATGAGGGCTATGGCGCCCGCACCGCTGCCGACAGCGATTCGGCGCTCGAAGCGATTTCGGTCCGGCGCCCCTCTCTGGTGCTGCTCGACGTGTGGTTGCAGGGGTCGCGGCTCGACGGGCTCGAACTGCTCGACGAAATCAAGCTGCGCGACCCGTCGATCCCGGTGCTGATGATCTCGGGCCATGGCAATCTCGACACTGCCGTCGCCGCGATCCGCCGCGGTGCTGCCGACTTCATCGAAAAGCCGTTCGAGGCCGAGCGCTTGCTGCTGATGGTCGCGCGCGCCACCGAGACCGAACGCCTCCGCCGCGAAGTGGCCTCCTTACGCGCCGTCGTCGGCCGCGATACCGATCTCACCGGCAATTCGGGCGCGATCAACGGCGTGCGCGCCACGTTGAAGCGCGTCGCCTCGACCGGCAGCCGCGTGTTGATCATGGGCTCGGCCGGCGTCGGCAAGGAAGTCGCCGCGCGCCTCCTGCACGGCTGGAGCCAGCGTGCCGAGGCCCCCTTCATCGTCGTCAACGCCGCGCGCATGACCCCCGAACGCGTCGAAGAGGAATTGTTCGGGGTGGAGGAGGGGGGGCAACTCGTCCGCTCCGGCCTGCTCGAACAAGCACATGGCGGCACATTGTTTCTCGACGAAATCGCCGACATGCCGATCGCGACGCAAGGCCGGATCCTGCGCGTGCTGACCGAGCAGAGTTTCAGCCGCGTCGGCGGGCAGCGCGTGGTCAAGGTCGATGTCCGCGTCGTATCCGCAACCGCGCGTGACCTAAGCCACGAAATCAGCGAGGGTCGTTTCCGCGAAGATCTCTATTATCGTCTCAACGTCGTCCCCGTCGCCATCCCTGGTCTGTCCGAACGGCGCGAGGACATTCCCGCTTTGGTCGATCACTTCATGGCGCATTACGCCAACGAACGCCGCGTGCCGACCCCCGCCGTAACGCCCGAGGCAATGGTCGCGCTGCAGAATTACGAATGGCCCGGCAATGTGCGGCAGCTCCGCAACGTGGTCGAACGGGTGATCATCATGGCACCGGGGGATCGAGTCGGCCAGATCGACCTCGACATGCTGCCGGCCGAGATCCTCGGCGATCCGGGCGAGATTGGCGGCGGCGCGACCGCAATCATGGGCGCGCCGCTGCGCGAAGCACGCGAAACCTTCGAGCGCGAATACCTTCGGGTTCAGATCCGTCGCTTTTCGGGAAATATCTCGCGCACCGCGAACTTCATCGGAATGGAGCGCTCGGCACTGCACCGTAAGTTGAAGTTGCTGGGCATTACCGAGGTTCGGGAGGAGTAG
- the hfq gene encoding RNA chaperone Hfq codes for MADKQTSLQDLFLNALRRSKTPITMFLVKGVKLQGIVTWFDNFSVLLRRDGQSQLIYKHAISTIMPSNTVDIDAIINAVGEAQKKAPLLQEIFLNAVRKSEDNVTMFLVNGVMLQGQIAAFDLFCMLLQRDGMAQLVYKHAVSTIQPAHPLNLADETAGSDDD; via the coding sequence ATGGCCGACAAGCAAACCTCGCTGCAAGACCTGTTCCTGAACGCGCTGCGCCGTTCGAAAACCCCGATCACGATGTTCCTGGTCAAGGGCGTGAAGCTCCAGGGCATCGTCACCTGGTTCGACAATTTCTCGGTCCTGCTGCGCCGCGACGGCCAGTCACAACTGATTTACAAGCACGCGATTTCGACGATCATGCCGTCGAACACGGTCGATATCGACGCGATCATCAATGCCGTGGGCGAGGCGCAGAAGAAGGCGCCGCTGCTCCAGGAAATTTTCCTCAACGCGGTGCGCAAGTCGGAGGACAATGTGACGATGTTCCTCGTCAACGGCGTAATGCTGCAGGGGCAGATCGCGGCATTCGATCTGTTCTGCATGCTGCTCCAACGCGACGGCATGGCGCAACTCGTCTACAAACATGCGGTCTCGACGATCCAGCCCGCGCACCCCCTCAATTTGGCTGATGAAACAGCAGGTTCGGACGACGATTGA
- the hflX gene encoding GTPase HflX — protein sequence MTTGFERDHDDVARGAKAVVVYPDTGASTRDAEGRLAETAGLAMAIHVEVVERVAIKVRALQPSTLIGKGQLEALAATVRMVEAELVVFDASLTPVQQRNLEKALSAKVIDRTGLILEIFGERAATAEGRLQVELAHLDYQAGRLVRSWTHLERQRGGFGFLGGPGETQIEADRRLIRDRMARLKKELEQVARTRGLHRDRRQRAPWPVIALVGYTNAGKSTLFNRMTGADVMAEDLLFATLDPTLRQIALPGIDKAILSDTVGFVSELPTQLVAAFKATLEEVVSADLLIHVRDIAHPDTIAQRDDVESVLRDIGVDLSVPRIEAWNKLDLLDEDERAELLGEAARREDVVALSALSGEGVPELLDTVAALLTATHRRYTITLDAGDGAGAAWLHSHGEVLGQTVDGDSAVYDVRMDEREYARFSQRGD from the coding sequence TTGACCACTGGATTTGAACGTGACCATGACGACGTAGCGCGCGGTGCAAAGGCCGTCGTCGTCTATCCCGATACCGGCGCATCGACACGCGATGCGGAGGGACGGCTGGCCGAGACGGCAGGGCTCGCGATGGCGATCCATGTCGAAGTCGTGGAGCGCGTCGCGATCAAGGTCCGCGCGCTTCAGCCCTCGACGCTGATCGGCAAGGGCCAGCTCGAGGCGCTCGCCGCGACGGTGCGCATGGTCGAGGCCGAACTGGTCGTGTTCGACGCCAGCCTGACCCCGGTGCAGCAGCGCAATCTGGAGAAGGCGCTGTCGGCCAAGGTGATCGACCGGACCGGCCTGATCCTCGAAATTTTCGGGGAGCGCGCCGCGACGGCCGAGGGGCGGCTGCAGGTCGAGCTTGCGCATCTCGATTATCAGGCGGGGCGGCTGGTGCGCAGCTGGACCCACTTAGAACGCCAGCGCGGCGGCTTCGGCTTCCTTGGCGGCCCGGGCGAAACGCAGATCGAGGCCGACCGGCGCTTGATCCGCGACCGTATGGCGCGGTTGAAGAAGGAGCTCGAACAAGTCGCCCGCACGCGCGGCCTGCACCGCGACCGGCGCCAGCGCGCGCCGTGGCCGGTGATTGCGTTGGTCGGCTACACCAACGCCGGAAAGTCCACGCTTTTCAACCGGATGACTGGGGCTGACGTCATGGCGGAGGATCTGCTCTTCGCCACGCTGGACCCGACGCTCCGTCAGATTGCGCTCCCAGGCATCGACAAGGCGATCCTGTCCGACACGGTCGGCTTCGTGTCCGAATTGCCGACGCAATTGGTTGCGGCGTTCAAGGCGACGCTCGAGGAGGTGGTCTCGGCCGATCTGCTGATCCACGTCCGCGACATCGCGCATCCCGACACGATCGCCCAGCGCGACGACGTCGAATCGGTGCTGCGCGACATTGGCGTCGATCTCTCGGTTCCGCGGATCGAGGCGTGGAACAAGCTCGACTTGCTCGATGAGGACGAGCGCGCGGAACTGCTCGGTGAAGCGGCGCGGCGCGAGGACGTCGTCGCGCTGTCGGCGCTGAGCGGGGAAGGGGTTCCCGAACTCCTCGACACCGTCGCGGCGCTACTGACCGCGACGCATCGACGCTATACGATCACGCTCGACGCTGGCGATGGCGCGGGGGCGGCGTGGCTGCATTCGCATGGCGAAGTGCTGGGGCAGACGGTCGACGGCGATAGCGCGGTGTACGACGTCCGAATGGACGAACGCGAATATGCGCGGTTTAGTCAGCGCGGAGATTAG
- a CDS encoding low molecular weight protein tyrosine phosphatase family protein has product MKRFLFVCSQNRLRSPTAEQIFAGHPGIEVDSAGTNHDAENPLTGELVAWADAIFVMERAHRTKVQRHFRRHLRGQPIVCLDIPDDYAFMEDNLIQLLQVRMATHLPHATL; this is encoded by the coding sequence GTGAAGCGGTTTCTCTTCGTCTGCAGTCAAAACCGCTTGCGGAGCCCGACCGCGGAGCAGATTTTCGCCGGACATCCCGGCATCGAAGTCGATTCTGCCGGCACCAATCATGACGCGGAAAATCCACTGACGGGCGAGTTGGTCGCGTGGGCCGATGCGATCTTCGTGATGGAGCGGGCACACCGCACCAAGGTCCAACGCCACTTTCGCAGGCATCTGCGAGGTCAGCCCATCGTCTGTCTTGATATACCGGACGATTATGCGTTCATGGAAGACAATTTGATCCAGCTTTTGCAAGTCAGGATGGCCACACACCTCCCGCACGCCACCCTCTAA
- the mazG gene encoding nucleoside triphosphate pyrophosphohydrolase codes for MIDRLVAIMARLRDPTTGCKWDVAQDFASIAPYTIEEAYEVADAIARADMADLKEELGDLLLQVVFHARMAEEADHFALPDVVAAISDKMERRHPHIFGDATNGGHQLWEHIKAEERAAKGKADAPTGALDGVALGLPALLRAEKLQKRAARVGFDWPDATGARAKIDEELAEVEAAATTAEIEEEIGDLLFSVVNWARKLGVDPEAALRGANAKFERRFQAMEAADSHFAARTLDEKEALWRSVKTTKP; via the coding sequence ATGATCGACCGTCTGGTTGCAATAATGGCGCGGCTCCGCGATCCAACCACGGGTTGCAAATGGGATGTCGCACAGGACTTCGCGAGCATCGCGCCGTATACGATCGAGGAAGCCTATGAAGTCGCCGACGCGATCGCGCGCGCCGACATGGCCGATCTCAAGGAGGAACTCGGCGACCTTTTGCTCCAGGTCGTGTTCCATGCGCGCATGGCCGAGGAAGCCGATCACTTTGCCCTGCCCGACGTGGTCGCGGCGATCAGCGACAAGATGGAACGGCGTCACCCGCATATCTTTGGTGACGCTACGAATGGCGGCCACCAGCTCTGGGAACACATCAAGGCCGAAGAGCGCGCCGCCAAGGGCAAAGCGGATGCACCAACGGGCGCGCTCGATGGCGTTGCGCTCGGGCTCCCCGCCCTGCTGCGCGCCGAAAAGCTGCAGAAACGGGCGGCCCGCGTCGGCTTCGATTGGCCGGATGCGACGGGCGCGCGCGCGAAGATCGATGAGGAACTGGCCGAAGTCGAAGCCGCCGCAACTACCGCGGAGATCGAAGAAGAGATTGGAGATCTGCTGTTCTCGGTGGTCAATTGGGCGCGCAAGCTGGGTGTCGATCCGGAGGCGGCGTTGCGCGGCGCGAATGCGAAATTCGAGCGGCGGTTTCAGGCGATGGAGGCGGCCGATTCACATTTCGCCGCGCGCACCTTGGACGAGAAGGAAGCGCTGTGGCGGAGCGTGAAGACCACTAAACCGTGA
- a CDS encoding MBL fold metallo-hydrolase, with product MKVRILGSGTSSGVPRIGNDWGACDPSEPRNRRLRAAILVESATTRILVDTGPDMREQLLAANVSTLDAVIWTHDHADHTHGIDDLRQVFHAMGHPVRGIARPELKATLMQRFRYVFHGWDGYPPTVAIENLPDAITVGDISVRVADQPHGPFQSAGLRFENGGKAIGYATDLNAMTPDMTDIYQGLDIWIVDALRRQPHPSHAHLSTTLGWIEQFEPRRAVLTHMDQSMDYATLVAELPPGVEPGYDGLELTV from the coding sequence ATGAAGGTGCGGATCCTGGGCTCGGGTACATCATCCGGCGTACCTCGGATCGGCAACGATTGGGGCGCATGTGACCCCAGCGAACCGCGCAATCGGCGCCTGCGTGCGGCGATCCTGGTCGAGAGCGCGACGACGCGTATCCTGGTCGATACGGGACCGGATATGCGCGAGCAGCTCTTGGCGGCGAATGTGTCCACGCTCGATGCGGTGATCTGGACGCACGATCATGCCGATCACACCCACGGCATCGACGATCTGCGTCAGGTGTTTCATGCGATGGGCCACCCGGTGCGGGGCATCGCCCGGCCGGAGCTCAAAGCGACATTGATGCAGCGCTTTCGCTATGTCTTTCACGGTTGGGACGGTTACCCGCCGACGGTAGCGATCGAGAATCTTCCCGATGCGATCACCGTGGGCGACATTTCCGTGCGGGTCGCCGATCAGCCGCACGGGCCGTTCCAGTCCGCTGGGCTCCGTTTCGAGAATGGGGGCAAGGCGATCGGATATGCGACCGATCTCAATGCGATGACGCCCGACATGACGGATATTTATCAAGGTCTGGATATCTGGATCGTCGACGCGTTGCGACGGCAGCCACATCCGTCGCATGCGCATTTGTCAACCACGCTCGGGTGGATCGAACAGTTCGAGCCACGTCGGGCGGTGCTCACTCATATGGACCAATCGATGGATTATGCGACGCTGGTTGCCGAGCTGCCGCCGGGCGTGGAACCGGGCTATGACGGGCTGGAACTGACCGTATGA
- a CDS encoding TatD family hydrolase, whose protein sequence is MTFIDSHCHLSYKGLAEQQQDVLERARRAGVGTMLTISTRESEWDDVIAIAEREPDVWATVGIHPHEADKHPDVGTIRLVERAQHPRVVGIGESGLDYFYDHSDRDRQRASFRAHIAAARETQLPIVVHTRDAEEDTADILREEMGKGAFPGVIHCFTASGAFADIALELGFYISISGIVTFKNAKDLQETAARLPLDRLLIETDAPFLAPVPHRGKVGEPAFVADTAAFLAKLRGVPLDTLAAATAANFHALFTKTLA, encoded by the coding sequence ATGACCTTTATCGACAGCCATTGTCATTTGAGTTACAAAGGGTTGGCCGAACAACAGCAGGATGTGCTGGAACGCGCGAGACGCGCCGGGGTCGGCACGATGCTGACCATTTCGACGCGCGAGAGCGAGTGGGATGACGTCATCGCCATCGCCGAGCGAGAGCCCGATGTGTGGGCAACCGTCGGGATCCACCCGCATGAAGCGGACAAACATCCCGATGTCGGCACCATCCGCCTGGTCGAGCGTGCGCAGCATCCGCGCGTCGTCGGGATTGGCGAAAGCGGGCTCGACTATTTCTACGATCACAGCGACCGCGACCGCCAGCGCGCCAGCTTCCGCGCGCACATCGCCGCGGCACGCGAGACCCAATTGCCGATCGTCGTCCACACGCGCGATGCGGAGGAAGACACGGCCGATATCCTCCGCGAGGAAATGGGGAAGGGTGCCTTTCCCGGCGTAATCCACTGCTTCACCGCGAGTGGCGCATTTGCCGACATCGCGCTCGAGTTAGGCTTTTACATTTCCATTTCCGGCATCGTGACCTTTAAGAACGCCAAGGATTTGCAGGAAACCGCCGCCAGGCTGCCGCTCGATCGGCTGCTCATCGAGACCGACGCGCCGTTCCTTGCACCCGTGCCACATCGCGGCAAGGTCGGCGAGCCAGCCTTCGTCGCCGACACCGCCGCCTTTCTGGCGAAATTGCGCGGCGTGCCGCTCGATACGCTCGCCGCCGCCACGGCCGCAAATTTTCACGCGCTGTTTACCAAGACGCTGGCATGA
- the metG gene encoding methionine--tRNA ligase, whose protein sequence is MTEPFYITTAINYPNGRPHIGHAYEAIAADTIARFQRQAGREVRFQTGTDEHGLKMTQAARDRGIETRALADEMSGYFKEMAAALNISHDRFIRTTDADHYAASQAIWQAMADAGDLYLDRYEGWYSVRDEAFYDEKELVGGEGGKLSPQGTPVVWTAEETWFFRLSKYQQPLLDHYVANPDFIRPDSRRNEVIRFVEGGLNDLSVSRTSFDWGVPVPGSPGHVMYVWVDALTNYITGLGYPDLDGDFARFWPANLHMIGKDIVRFHAVYWPAFLMSAKLALPKSVFGHGFVLARDGAKMGKSAGNAADPLALAEAYGVDALRYFLLRDISFGQDGSYSPEAIVTRANADLANSFGNLAQRTLSQIFKNCDRWLPAIHGHSEADRALFDLVEKTVRDVMPRAYDELALSHATEAWIQAVFACNAYIDEQAPWALKKTDTKRMETVLATLYICIAQLAVAIAPVIPASAAKLLDAMGIDPALRTPTAIGSHWYSPLAEGGYRIEQPVALFPRLEQPTEVAA, encoded by the coding sequence ATGACCGAGCCATTCTATATCACCACCGCGATCAATTATCCCAACGGGCGGCCGCATATCGGCCATGCCTATGAAGCGATTGCCGCCGACACAATCGCGCGCTTTCAACGCCAGGCCGGACGCGAGGTGCGCTTTCAGACCGGCACCGACGAACATGGTCTGAAAATGACCCAGGCGGCGCGCGACCGCGGGATCGAAACGCGCGCTTTGGCCGACGAAATGTCAGGCTATTTTAAAGAGATGGCGGCGGCTTTGAATATCAGCCATGACCGCTTTATCCGCACCACCGATGCTGATCACTATGCCGCCAGCCAAGCGATCTGGCAGGCAATGGCCGATGCGGGCGATCTCTATCTCGACCGCTATGAAGGCTGGTACTCCGTCCGCGACGAAGCCTTTTACGACGAAAAGGAACTCGTCGGCGGGGAAGGGGGAAAGCTCTCACCGCAGGGCACGCCCGTGGTGTGGACTGCCGAGGAAACCTGGTTCTTCCGCCTGTCGAAGTATCAGCAGCCCTTGCTCGACCATTATGTCGCCAACCCCGATTTCATCCGGCCCGACAGCCGCCGCAACGAAGTGATCCGCTTCGTTGAGGGCGGGCTCAACGACCTATCGGTGTCGCGAACGAGCTTCGACTGGGGCGTGCCGGTGCCGGGCAGCCCGGGGCACGTTATGTATGTCTGGGTCGATGCGCTGACCAATTACATCACCGGGCTCGGCTATCCTGATCTCGATGGCGATTTCGCGCGCTTCTGGCCGGCCAATTTGCACATGATCGGCAAGGACATCGTGCGCTTTCACGCCGTTTACTGGCCGGCCTTCCTGATGTCGGCGAAGCTGGCGCTGCCAAAATCGGTGTTCGGCCATGGCTTCGTGCTGGCGCGCGATGGCGCCAAGATGGGCAAGTCAGCGGGCAATGCCGCCGATCCGCTCGCGCTGGCCGAGGCTTACGGCGTCGACGCGCTGCGCTACTTCCTGCTGCGCGACATCAGTTTCGGGCAGGACGGGAGCTACTCACCCGAAGCGATCGTCACCCGCGCGAACGCCGATCTGGCGAACAGCTTCGGCAATCTGGCGCAACGGACGCTGAGCCAGATTTTCAAGAATTGCGACCGCTGGCTCCCTGCTATTCACGGCCATAGCGAGGCCGATAGAGCGCTGTTCGATCTGGTCGAAAAGACCGTGCGCGACGTCATGCCGCGCGCCTATGACGAACTGGCGCTATCGCATGCGACCGAGGCGTGGATTCAGGCGGTGTTCGCCTGCAACGCCTATATCGACGAACAGGCGCCGTGGGCCCTCAAGAAGACCGACACCAAGCGGATGGAGACCGTGCTCGCGACGCTCTACATCTGCATCGCGCAGTTGGCGGTGGCAATTGCGCCGGTCATCCCGGCCAGTGCCGCTAAGCTGCTCGACGCGATGGGCATCGATCCTGCGCTCCGCACACCCACCGCGATTGGCTCGCACTGGTATTCGCCGCTCGCCGAGGGCGGGTATCGAATTGAGCAGCCAGTCGCGCTGTTTCCGCGGCTGGAGCAGCCGACGGAGGTTGCCGCATGA
- a CDS encoding AAA family ATPase — protein MTLPIGNDAAHAAFAAAMTSGSLHHAWLFAGPEGIGKASFARAAALRLLADGAGAVLPPGFDVPEENAQRKLVAAGSHPDYRELTRQPKEGDKTGLDLARSIPIAQVRALGSMFATRPSMSERRVVIIDAVDDLERPGASNALLKNLEEPPQGTIFLLISHAPGRLLPTIRSRCRQLRFDPLSEDAMTSVLRERIPTADAAEVGALIRIANGSPGRALGFAGLDLAALDSALSAIAQSGDPDNRRRVKLAKSLALKAAQPRYEAFLERAPAFIAAAAPTLHGERLRTALDGYDAARTLAATARALTLDAQATVYEMAGIVARLAR, from the coding sequence ATGACCCTGCCGATCGGAAACGACGCCGCGCACGCCGCGTTCGCTGCGGCGATGACAAGCGGATCGCTGCACCACGCCTGGCTGTTCGCCGGGCCGGAGGGGATCGGCAAGGCAAGTTTCGCGCGTGCGGCGGCGCTGCGCTTGCTGGCGGATGGGGCAGGGGCGGTGCTGCCGCCCGGCTTCGACGTTCCCGAGGAGAATGCGCAACGCAAGCTCGTCGCCGCCGGATCGCACCCCGATTATCGCGAACTGACGCGTCAGCCGAAGGAAGGCGACAAGACCGGGCTCGATCTCGCGCGCTCGATCCCGATCGCGCAGGTCCGCGCGCTGGGGTCAATGTTCGCGACGCGCCCGTCGATGTCGGAGCGCCGGGTCGTCATCATCGATGCGGTCGACGATCTGGAGCGCCCCGGTGCCTCCAACGCGTTGCTCAAGAACCTCGAAGAGCCGCCGCAAGGCACGATCTTCCTGTTGATCAGCCATGCGCCGGGACGCTTGCTGCCGACGATCCGCTCGCGCTGCCGGCAATTGCGTTTCGATCCGCTGAGCGAGGACGCCATGACGTCGGTGTTGCGCGAGCGCATACCCACGGCCGATGCGGCAGAGGTCGGCGCGTTGATCCGTATCGCCAACGGATCGCCGGGGCGGGCTCTTGGCTTTGCCGGCCTCGATCTGGCCGCACTCGACAGCGCGCTCTCCGCGATTGCGCAAAGCGGCGACCCCGACAACCGTCGTCGGGTAAAACTCGCCAAGAGCCTCGCGCTCAAGGCCGCACAGCCGCGTTATGAAGCGTTTCTGGAGCGGGCACCGGCCTTCATCGCCGCCGCCGCGCCGACGTTGCACGGTGAGCGGCTCCGCACGGCGCTTGACGGCTATGACGCAGCGCGCACTCTCGCGGCGACGGCCCGCGCACTGACGCTCGATGCGCAGGCGACGGTCTATGAGATGGCCGGGATCGTCGCGCGGCTCGCGCGCTAA